The Symphalangus syndactylus isolate Jambi chromosome 23, NHGRI_mSymSyn1-v2.1_pri, whole genome shotgun sequence genome has a window encoding:
- the LOC129473088 gene encoding LOW QUALITY PROTEIN: uncharacterized protein LINC03040-like (The sequence of the model RefSeq protein was modified relative to this genomic sequence to represent the inferred CDS: deleted 2 bases in 1 codon) has protein sequence MMPLAEAGALAQGGGPSATEWACILRRKTPRHKQPTLLMVRASRRSGETSAVLKAGRQSVSGRKNSTSKDLGTLGDSSLREERGHPPHPRHGKAVHLRTGSRTRAWVQTLAWMSRRTRGPVERAEAAGGDAGHAPFPPPPAADGARAPKSPGQVTPRGLRVRLPRRESLLRGLCRPLRPLLGFRESDSAKPASLRLLQHIPSARRNYRIAGARLMCSNYPPPLSSAALLGTGPTRRNKDAAPRSRNPPFATPHPPTHLAVPRTTGCRLLPPSGTTPQSQESYEASLRGRT, from the exons ATGATGCCACTGGCAGAAGCAGGCGCCCTGGCCCAAGGAGGAGGCCCTTCAGCGACGGAGTGGGCCTGCATTCTGCGGAGG AAGACCCCCAGGCACAAGCAGCCCACCTTACTGATGGTCAGAGCATCCAGAAGAAGTGGCGAGACTTCAGCTGTCCTCAAAGCAGGAAGACAGAGTGTTTCTGGCAGAAAGAACAGCACAAGCAAAG ATCTGGGAACCCTAGGTGACTCCAGtttgagggaggagagaggacacCCCCCCCACCCCAGACATGGGAAAGCAG TCCACCTGCGCACCGGGAGCAGGACACGTGCCTGGGTGCAGACGCTGGCCTGGATGTCGCGGAGGACTCGCGGGCCGGTAGAGCGCGCGGAGGCGGCGGGAGGAGACGCAGGTCACGCCCCCTTCCCACCGCCTCCCGCCGCCGAC GGCGCGCGCGCGCCGAAGAGCCCGGGACAGGTGACTCCTAGGGGACTGCGTGTGCGCCTCCCCCGGCGGGAGTCCCTTCTTCGCGGCCTCTGCCGCCCCCTGCGTCCCCTCCTGGGCTTCCGAGAGTCTGACTCAGCCAAGCCGGCATCGCTTCGCCTCCTACAACACATCCCGAGCGCGAGAAGAAATTACAGGATTGCAGGGGCACGGCTAATGTGCTCTAATTACCCACCGCCGCTGTCATCCGCGGCGCTCCTCGGCACTGGGCCAACGCGCCGTAACAAGGACGCCGCTCCCCGGTCCCGGAACCCTCCCTttgccaccccccacccacccacccacctcgcGGTCCCCAGGACCACTGGCTGCCGACTCCTGCCGCCCTCCGGGACTACTCCTCAGTCCcaggagagctatgaggcctcaTTGCGGGGCAGAACTTAG